From a single Spongiibacter taiwanensis genomic region:
- a CDS encoding alpha/beta hydrolase, with translation MLWPEGIDQFSLPALPHLSRDSSLVLLPWGPAYAAYYGLDLEKDFPGLRHYLGQFDSGGQAIATQVFSLPDAHSTAFIYHGFYDHVGLYNNAIEYCLRHGCSVVAADLPGHGLSSGERAAIDDFLTYRQVLRDTFDAIAPFDLPARRVALAQSTGCAIVMSHLLDGGAADFDRSVLMAPLVRPMDWWWGKPAHSVLKYFIHSLPRKFADNSDDQAFLEFLRERDPLQPRRLPLSWVGALKKWLPWYHRLDPVDSRVLVLQGDADETVDWRYNLPVIASKFPARELVMVPGARHHLVKEGERFRAQLWTACDGFLFAETDV, from the coding sequence ATGCTGTGGCCGGAAGGGATTGACCAGTTTTCGTTACCGGCGTTGCCGCACCTGTCCCGGGACAGCAGCCTTGTTCTGCTGCCTTGGGGACCGGCCTATGCGGCTTATTATGGCCTGGACCTGGAAAAGGACTTTCCGGGTTTGCGCCATTATCTGGGGCAGTTTGACAGCGGTGGCCAGGCCATTGCGACTCAGGTGTTCAGTTTGCCCGACGCGCACAGCACAGCGTTTATCTACCACGGCTTTTACGATCATGTGGGCTTGTACAACAACGCCATTGAGTATTGCCTGCGTCATGGCTGCTCGGTGGTGGCGGCCGACTTGCCCGGTCACGGTCTGTCATCGGGGGAACGAGCGGCCATTGATGACTTTCTGACCTACCGACAGGTGTTGCGCGACACTTTTGACGCCATTGCCCCCTTTGATTTGCCTGCCCGGCGGGTGGCCCTGGCCCAGAGTACGGGCTGCGCGATTGTGATGTCCCATCTGCTTGATGGTGGCGCGGCCGATTTTGACCGGTCTGTGCTGATGGCGCCCCTAGTGCGGCCGATGGATTGGTGGTGGGGCAAGCCCGCCCACAGTGTGCTCAAGTATTTCATCCACAGCCTGCCACGGAAGTTTGCCGACAACTCCGACGATCAGGCCTTTCTGGAATTCCTGCGGGAGCGAGATCCGCTGCAGCCCCGGCGTTTGCCCCTAAGTTGGGTTGGCGCTCTAAAGAAATGGCTGCCCTGGTATCACCGCCTCGACCCGGTCGATAGCCGAGTGCTGGTGCTGCAGGGTGACGCCGATGAAACTGTTGATTGGCGCTACAACCTGCCGGTAATTGCCAGCAAATTCCCAGCTCGCGAGCTGGTGATGGTGCCCGGTGCTCGTCACCACCTGGTGAAGGAAGGGGAGCGGTTTCGTGCCCAGCTGTGGACGGCCTGTGATGGGTTTTTGTTTGCTGAGACGGATGTCTGA
- the fba gene encoding class II fructose-bisphosphate aldolase (catalyzes the reversible aldol condensation of dihydroxyacetonephosphate and glyceraldehyde 3-phosphate in the Calvin cycle, glycolysis, and/or gluconeogenesis) — protein MALISMRQLLDHAAEYGYGVPAFNVNNLEQTRAIMEAARATNSPVIMQASAGARKYAGAPFLRHMILAAIEEFPEIPVVMHQDHGTSPAICQRSIQLGFSSVMMDGSLGTDGKTPTDYDYNVDVTRTVVEMAHACGVSVEGELGCLGSLETGQAGEEDGVGAEGTLSHDQMLTDPEEAADFVSKTGVDALAIACGTSHGAYKFTRPPSDDILAIGRIKEIHARIPDTHLVMHGSSSVPQDWLAIINEFGGEIPETYGVPVEQIVEGIKYGVRKVNIDTDLRLASTGAIRRFMAKNPSEFDPRKYLKETITEMKAICVARYEAFGTAGNASKIKPLSLEAMFGEYESGKLDPKVK, from the coding sequence ATGGCACTTATCAGCATGCGTCAATTGCTGGATCACGCCGCCGAATATGGCTACGGCGTGCCGGCCTTTAACGTCAACAACCTCGAGCAGACCCGTGCAATCATGGAAGCGGCCCGGGCCACCAACAGCCCGGTGATCATGCAGGCCTCAGCCGGTGCCCGCAAATACGCGGGAGCGCCCTTTCTGCGGCACATGATTCTGGCGGCCATTGAAGAATTCCCCGAGATTCCGGTGGTGATGCACCAGGATCACGGCACTAGCCCCGCCATTTGCCAGCGCTCCATTCAACTGGGCTTCAGCTCGGTGATGATGGACGGCTCCCTGGGCACCGATGGCAAAACCCCCACCGACTACGACTACAACGTGGACGTGACTCGCACCGTGGTAGAAATGGCCCACGCCTGTGGCGTGTCGGTTGAAGGTGAGCTGGGTTGCCTGGGCTCATTGGAAACCGGGCAGGCCGGCGAAGAAGATGGCGTGGGCGCAGAGGGCACCCTGAGCCACGACCAGATGCTCACCGACCCCGAAGAGGCGGCCGATTTCGTCTCTAAAACCGGTGTCGATGCCCTGGCCATTGCCTGCGGCACCAGCCACGGCGCCTACAAATTTACCCGCCCGCCGTCAGATGACATTCTGGCCATTGGTCGCATTAAAGAAATCCACGCCCGCATTCCTGATACCCATCTGGTTATGCACGGCAGCTCCAGCGTGCCCCAGGACTGGCTGGCCATCATCAATGAATTTGGCGGCGAAATCCCCGAAACCTATGGTGTGCCCGTCGAGCAAATCGTTGAGGGTATCAAATACGGTGTGCGCAAAGTGAATATCGACACTGACCTGCGCCTGGCCTCTACCGGTGCCATTCGCCGCTTTATGGCCAAGAACCCCAGCGAGTTTGACCCGCGCAAATACCTGAAGGAAACCATCACCGAAATGAAGGCCATTTGCGTAGCGCGTTATGAAGCCTTCGGCACCGCCGGCAATGCCAGTAAGATCAAACCACTGAGCCTGGAAGCCATGTTTGGTGAGTACGAATCTGGCAAGCTGGACCCGAAAGTGAAATAA
- a CDS encoding phosphoglycerate kinase, with protein MTVLKMRDLDLAGKRVLIREDLNVPVKGDTITSDARLRAALPTLQQALAQGAKVIVMSHLGRPTEGEYEEQYSLKPVAKYLSEALGQDVALVADWQQGIEVADGQLVLLENVRFNKGEKKDDETLSKAYAALCDVFVMDAFGTAHRAQASTHGVAKFAPVACAGPLLADELENLEKALKEPARPMVAIVAGSKVSTKLTVLETLSEKVDQLIVGGGIANTFLAAAGHNVGKSLCENDLIPQAESLMAKCEIPLPTDVVVGKKFDEHEPASLKSLADVADDDMIFDIGPDSAAALADILKEAGTIIWNGPVGVFEFDQFGSGTAAIAAAIADSSAFSIAGGGDTLAAVDKYGIADKVSYISTGGGAFLEYVEGKVLPAVAVLESRAANK; from the coding sequence ATGACCGTTCTGAAAATGCGCGACCTTGACCTCGCTGGCAAGCGCGTCCTGATTCGTGAAGACCTCAATGTGCCGGTAAAAGGCGACACCATTACCTCTGATGCGCGTCTGCGGGCGGCCCTGCCCACGCTGCAGCAGGCCTTGGCGCAGGGTGCCAAGGTCATTGTGATGTCACACCTTGGCCGCCCCACCGAGGGGGAATACGAGGAGCAATACTCCCTCAAGCCCGTCGCCAAGTACCTTTCAGAGGCGCTGGGGCAGGACGTAGCCCTTGTTGCCGATTGGCAACAGGGCATTGAGGTAGCAGACGGCCAGTTGGTGCTGCTGGAAAACGTGCGCTTTAACAAGGGTGAAAAGAAAGACGACGAAACCCTGTCCAAAGCCTACGCGGCCCTCTGTGACGTGTTTGTGATGGACGCCTTTGGCACTGCCCACCGGGCCCAGGCCTCTACCCACGGCGTGGCCAAATTTGCCCCCGTCGCCTGCGCCGGCCCGCTGCTGGCCGACGAGCTGGAGAATCTGGAAAAAGCCCTGAAGGAACCCGCCCGGCCCATGGTCGCCATCGTGGCTGGCTCCAAGGTGTCCACCAAGCTGACCGTGCTGGAGACCCTGTCCGAGAAAGTGGACCAGCTGATTGTCGGTGGTGGTATTGCCAATACTTTCCTCGCTGCTGCCGGCCACAATGTCGGTAAGTCGCTGTGCGAAAACGATTTGATTCCCCAGGCCGAGTCACTGATGGCCAAGTGTGAAATCCCCCTGCCAACTGATGTGGTGGTGGGCAAGAAGTTCGACGAGCACGAGCCCGCCAGCCTCAAATCCCTGGCGGATGTTGCCGACGACGATATGATTTTCGATATCGGCCCCGACTCTGCCGCCGCCCTGGCTGACATTCTCAAAGAGGCTGGTACCATCATTTGGAACGGCCCGGTGGGTGTCTTCGAATTTGATCAATTCGGCAGCGGCACCGCCGCCATTGCCGCCGCCATTGCCGATTCCTCCGCCTTCTCCATTGCCGGAGGCGGTGACACCCTTGCAGCCGTCGACAAATACGGCATTGCCGACAAGGTTTCCTACATTTCCACCGGCGGCGGTGCATTTCTTGAGTACGTAGAGGGCAAGGTGTTGCCCGCGGTTGCGGTACTGGAAAGTCGGGCTGCGAACAAATAG
- a CDS encoding PepSY-associated TM helix domain-containing protein, translated as MRSFFTLAHRYLGLGIALFLIVTGLTGAIISWDHELDEWLNGHLLDAATPGTPQSATALAHQVETQFPQVQVTYYETATEPGHSYYYWVEPRVNPDTGELYKPGFNQIYVDPVSGEILGMREWGAVWPVSRENFVSFLYMLHFSLHIPEFNDIHWGVLLLGVVALIWTIDCFIGFYLTLPNRRKQRSESDTAGKGKSWWQRWAPAWKIRRNAGSYKLNFDLHRAFGLWTWVLLFTIAFTGFSLNLYREVFFPVMSLVSDVTPTPIDSRTPSGHHNPIQANFGFERAIELGEQEAAQKGWTEPVGSLWHAIEFGIYRLEFFTPEEGHGAGGVGHKAIYIDSKTGENLGDWRPWEGTAADLFVQAQFPLHSGRILGLPGRILISVMGVVVAMLSITGIIIWVRKRRARILRAERARQEEAGMEYSASQ; from the coding sequence ATGCGCAGCTTCTTCACCCTCGCCCATCGCTACCTTGGCTTAGGTATCGCCCTGTTTCTGATCGTCACCGGCTTAACCGGTGCGATCATCTCCTGGGATCACGAGCTGGATGAATGGCTGAACGGTCACCTGCTCGACGCCGCAACACCTGGCACACCCCAAAGCGCCACCGCGCTGGCCCACCAGGTTGAAACGCAATTTCCCCAGGTGCAGGTCACCTACTATGAAACCGCCACCGAACCCGGCCACAGCTACTATTACTGGGTGGAGCCACGGGTAAACCCCGACACCGGCGAGTTGTACAAGCCCGGCTTCAATCAGATTTACGTCGATCCGGTCTCCGGCGAAATTTTGGGCATGCGTGAATGGGGTGCGGTGTGGCCCGTCAGCCGGGAAAACTTTGTGTCCTTTCTGTACATGCTCCACTTCAGCCTGCACATTCCCGAGTTCAACGATATTCACTGGGGTGTATTGCTGCTGGGTGTTGTTGCTCTGATCTGGACGATAGATTGCTTTATCGGCTTTTATCTAACCCTGCCAAACAGGCGCAAACAGCGCAGCGAAAGCGACACCGCAGGCAAGGGCAAATCCTGGTGGCAACGCTGGGCGCCTGCCTGGAAGATTCGCCGCAATGCCGGCTCCTACAAACTGAATTTTGACCTGCACCGGGCCTTTGGTTTGTGGACCTGGGTCCTGCTGTTCACCATCGCGTTTACCGGCTTTTCGCTAAACCTGTACCGTGAAGTCTTCTTTCCTGTCATGAGCCTGGTGTCTGACGTGACCCCAACCCCCATCGACAGCCGCACGCCTTCCGGCCACCACAATCCGATCCAGGCCAACTTTGGTTTTGAGCGCGCCATTGAACTGGGCGAGCAGGAAGCAGCGCAGAAAGGCTGGACCGAGCCTGTGGGCAGCCTGTGGCACGCCATCGAATTTGGCATTTATCGGCTGGAGTTTTTTACTCCCGAAGAAGGCCACGGCGCCGGCGGTGTTGGCCACAAGGCCATTTACATCGATTCAAAAACCGGCGAAAACCTGGGCGACTGGCGCCCTTGGGAGGGCACCGCCGCCGACCTGTTTGTGCAGGCCCAGTTTCCCCTCCACTCCGGCCGCATACTCGGCCTGCCGGGGCGGATACTGATTTCAGTTATGGGTGTGGTGGTAGCCATGCTCAGCATCACCGGCATTATTATTTGGGTGCGCAAGCGGCGGGCGCGCATATTGCGGGCTGAACGTGCCCGGCAGGAAGAAGCGGGTATGGAGTACAGCGCATCACAGTGA
- a CDS encoding TonB-dependent siderophore receptor: protein MATRFPSPLSVAITLISLGLGNTTLAQDANQKSTRSADQTALEYVNVYGEQGETNTATKLDLTIFETPQTVTAVSRAQMDDFLLTKANDVLDYTPGVTVEEVETHRTYYTARGFDIVNFQYDGVGTPFAFGLVQGQSDTAIYDKVEVVKGAAGLVTGLANPSATINFVRKRPNEALQASARASVNEWNGYRLDGDASGALAEGVRGRVVVATEDGESYLDRLEESTNLFYGVLEFDLSEATLLTVGHSYDNNEADGILWGALPLNYADGKQTNYDVSTSSATDWAFRNTEENQSFVELQHRITDRWTAKAVYSYTDTDIESELFYVAGSPNRDETGLSAYTGRYLNGVKRDMLDISISGFVEAAGRDHEVVLGYNRADVEITGAGFVNFATGYPTLGADWAEGNTPRPDFVDDNGGSDVEQEHRAFYAATRISVTDQLSALLGTRRADYEQTGQNYGADARQQADKSVPFYGLTYQLTDKLMAYGSYSEVFSPQVFVDPQLRPLGPIEGESTEVGVKMSFNNESAILTLAAFQSEIENYGVYVGDHPNGTATYDPRHQESEGYEVELSGQFSEGLNLAAGYTYVNVEDATGGDVPYIPEHMIKASAAYRIPGMPKLKIGGVVKWQEHTTTPTDSAEQDGYAVLDLLVSYQLTDKITAAINIDNVTDEKYLNSLYWDQGYYGAPRNVELSVTWQL from the coding sequence ATGGCAACCCGTTTTCCATCGCCCCTCAGCGTGGCCATTACGCTGATTTCCCTTGGCCTGGGCAATACCACTCTGGCTCAGGATGCCAACCAGAAATCAACTCGCAGCGCAGATCAAACGGCGCTGGAATACGTGAACGTCTACGGCGAGCAGGGCGAAACCAATACCGCCACCAAGCTCGATCTGACCATCTTTGAAACCCCGCAAACCGTGACTGCGGTCTCCCGGGCCCAGATGGATGACTTTCTGCTGACCAAGGCCAACGACGTTCTCGATTACACTCCCGGCGTGACCGTGGAAGAGGTGGAAACCCATCGCACGTACTACACCGCCCGGGGATTCGACATCGTTAACTTCCAATACGATGGTGTAGGCACCCCCTTCGCCTTTGGTCTGGTTCAGGGTCAGTCAGACACCGCCATCTACGACAAAGTCGAAGTGGTCAAAGGCGCCGCCGGCCTGGTTACCGGCCTGGCTAACCCCTCCGCCACCATTAACTTTGTGCGCAAGCGCCCCAACGAGGCCCTGCAGGCCAGCGCCCGGGCGTCCGTCAATGAATGGAATGGTTACCGGCTGGACGGCGATGCCTCCGGCGCCCTTGCCGAAGGGGTTCGCGGCCGGGTAGTGGTTGCCACGGAAGATGGCGAGTCTTATCTGGATCGTCTGGAAGAGAGTACCAACCTGTTCTACGGCGTACTGGAATTTGACCTGAGCGAGGCCACCCTGCTCACGGTGGGCCACAGTTACGACAACAACGAAGCCGACGGCATTCTCTGGGGCGCCCTGCCACTGAACTACGCCGACGGCAAACAAACCAACTACGACGTGTCCACCAGCAGCGCCACCGACTGGGCCTTTCGCAACACCGAAGAAAACCAATCCTTCGTCGAGCTGCAGCACAGAATCACCGATCGCTGGACCGCCAAGGCGGTGTACTCCTACACCGATACCGACATCGAATCCGAGCTGTTCTACGTGGCCGGCTCACCCAACCGGGACGAAACCGGTCTGAGCGCCTACACCGGCCGCTACCTGAATGGGGTAAAGCGCGACATGCTGGATATCTCGATCTCCGGTTTTGTCGAAGCCGCCGGACGCGATCATGAAGTGGTGCTGGGCTACAACCGCGCCGACGTGGAGATCACCGGCGCTGGCTTCGTCAACTTCGCCACCGGCTACCCCACCCTGGGCGCCGATTGGGCCGAGGGCAACACCCCCCGCCCCGACTTTGTCGACGACAACGGCGGCAGCGATGTGGAGCAGGAGCACCGCGCCTTTTACGCCGCCACCCGCATCAGCGTCACCGACCAGCTCTCCGCCCTGCTGGGCACCCGCCGGGCCGACTATGAGCAAACCGGTCAGAACTACGGCGCCGACGCCCGTCAGCAAGCAGACAAATCGGTGCCCTTCTATGGCCTGACCTATCAGCTCACCGACAAGCTGATGGCCTACGGCAGCTACTCCGAAGTGTTTTCACCGCAGGTGTTTGTCGACCCTCAGCTGCGCCCCCTCGGCCCCATTGAAGGCGAGAGCACCGAGGTCGGTGTGAAAATGTCCTTCAATAATGAAAGCGCGATCCTGACCCTGGCCGCCTTTCAGTCGGAAATTGAAAACTACGGCGTGTATGTGGGTGACCACCCCAACGGCACCGCCACTTATGATCCGCGCCACCAAGAGAGCGAAGGCTACGAAGTCGAACTCTCTGGCCAGTTCAGCGAAGGCCTGAACCTGGCGGCCGGCTATACCTACGTCAATGTAGAAGATGCCACCGGCGGTGACGTACCCTACATTCCCGAGCACATGATCAAAGCGTCGGCGGCTTACCGCATTCCCGGTATGCCCAAGCTGAAAATCGGCGGCGTGGTGAAATGGCAAGAGCACACGACCACTCCCACCGATAGCGCCGAGCAGGATGGCTACGCCGTGCTGGACCTGCTGGTCAGCTACCAGCTGACCGACAAGATCACCGCTGCGATTAATATCGACAACGTCACCGACGAGAAATATCTCAACAGCCTCTACTGGGATCAGGGCTATTACGGCGCCCCCCGCAATGTCGAGCTGTCGGTGACCTGGCAACTCTAA
- a CDS encoding collagen-like triple helix repeat-containing protein: MKQDMEVSQPAPLSRPSFNRTFFAAALLTTGLALSACSDGDDGDRGPQGPAGADGSPGAQGPQGDAGDRGPSGTDGQPAFPAATIYVASNGGGDTNVRVRDESLALLNSYSTGGNEGVVVDHANRLVQAQDASAPASLITSCNAPLRSTGDASFTLSGGNTGLASPKGITRIDEAGLIVVANVSANNLLVFGASAAGDQAPLATIALGTNAWDTTYDAKADRLFVAQVDGSVAVYDDFLETLPGAATPRVFTSATAGATTNFHGIDYDAAGDRIVVSDVGSAADATDGSLYVFENASSATGAVTPSVTISGASTLLGNPVDLLLDGGDVRIAEKSNDAILIYRNIFESAGGDIAPDVVFATTKPESIAVIPAGPGKPGATDLADTSVPYSLLFTSNPSAGTDGLTFSISRNVTSPASLFDALGASGLTDLENIVLDQNGDAYIAFDAANPGIAVIGAIADRSGEIFDLGRDRIIQGASTGLITPKGLEIADDLGLLLVSDTGTSGIEIFSTCDSGDVAPVASLPGTGTPWDSDYAPSIDTLFVAQTNGTIDVYEGFSLNLGADGPSTTITPQSGGAGLATATGALASNLHGIRYDQRSDTLIVADVGVGAGGAFSTDGALFTIENASSAGGNVEVGKLVFGPATGLGNPVDIAFDGADLYVAEKANGGGAIQVWRNFLTDASLTGNVAPSASVAAVAPESIVISQK, translated from the coding sequence ATGAAGCAAGATATGGAAGTTAGCCAGCCAGCCCCACTCTCTCGCCCCTCCTTCAATCGCACCTTCTTCGCCGCCGCCCTGCTTACCACCGGACTCGCCCTCTCTGCATGCAGCGATGGTGATGATGGCGACCGCGGCCCGCAAGGCCCAGCCGGCGCCGACGGCAGTCCCGGCGCCCAAGGCCCCCAGGGTGATGCCGGCGATCGCGGCCCCTCAGGCACCGACGGCCAACCGGCCTTTCCCGCCGCAACAATTTACGTGGCCAGCAATGGTGGCGGTGATACCAATGTCCGGGTGCGGGACGAATCCCTCGCCCTGCTCAATAGCTACAGCACGGGCGGCAATGAAGGCGTTGTAGTCGACCACGCCAATCGCCTGGTCCAGGCGCAAGACGCCAGCGCGCCCGCCAGCCTGATCACCAGCTGCAACGCGCCGCTGCGCAGCACTGGCGACGCCAGCTTCACCCTGAGCGGCGGCAATACCGGTCTGGCATCGCCCAAGGGGATCACCCGCATTGATGAAGCCGGCCTGATCGTGGTCGCCAATGTGTCCGCCAACAACCTGCTGGTATTCGGGGCCAGCGCCGCCGGTGACCAGGCCCCACTGGCCACAATCGCCCTCGGTACCAATGCCTGGGATACCACCTACGACGCCAAAGCCGACCGCCTGTTTGTTGCCCAGGTTGATGGCTCAGTTGCCGTCTACGATGACTTCCTGGAAACCCTGCCCGGCGCCGCCACGCCTCGGGTCTTCACCTCCGCCACCGCCGGCGCTACCACCAACTTCCATGGCATTGATTACGACGCGGCCGGCGACCGCATAGTGGTCAGTGATGTGGGCTCCGCTGCCGATGCCACCGATGGCAGCCTGTACGTCTTTGAAAACGCCAGCAGCGCGACCGGCGCCGTCACCCCCAGCGTCACCATCAGCGGTGCCAGTACCCTGCTGGGTAACCCGGTGGACCTGCTCCTGGACGGCGGCGATGTCCGCATTGCCGAAAAGTCTAACGACGCCATTCTGATCTACCGCAATATCTTTGAAAGCGCCGGCGGCGACATCGCGCCCGACGTGGTATTTGCCACCACCAAGCCCGAATCTATCGCCGTCATACCCGCTGGGCCGGGCAAACCCGGTGCCACCGATCTGGCCGATACCAGCGTGCCCTACTCGCTGCTGTTTACCAGCAACCCCAGTGCCGGCACCGACGGCCTGACTTTCAGCATCAGCCGCAACGTGACCAGCCCGGCCTCCCTGTTTGATGCTCTTGGCGCCAGCGGATTAACCGACCTGGAAAACATCGTCCTCGACCAGAACGGCGATGCCTATATCGCCTTTGACGCCGCCAACCCCGGGATTGCAGTCATCGGCGCCATCGCTGACCGCAGCGGCGAGATCTTTGATCTGGGCCGGGACCGGATTATTCAGGGCGCCAGCACTGGCCTGATCACGCCAAAGGGGTTGGAGATTGCTGACGACCTGGGCTTGCTCCTGGTGTCGGACACCGGCACCAGCGGTATCGAAATTTTCAGCACCTGCGACAGTGGCGATGTGGCCCCCGTTGCCAGCCTACCCGGCACCGGCACCCCCTGGGATAGCGACTACGCCCCCAGCATCGATACCCTGTTCGTTGCCCAAACCAATGGCACCATCGATGTCTATGAAGGTTTCTCCCTCAACCTGGGCGCCGACGGTCCGAGCACCACCATCACCCCACAATCGGGTGGTGCAGGTCTGGCCACGGCAACTGGCGCACTGGCCTCCAACCTTCATGGCATCCGTTACGACCAGCGCTCCGACACGCTAATCGTCGCTGATGTGGGGGTAGGTGCAGGCGGCGCATTCAGCACCGACGGCGCCCTGTTCACCATTGAGAACGCCAGCTCAGCAGGCGGTAATGTGGAAGTAGGCAAGTTGGTATTCGGCCCCGCCACCGGCCTCGGCAACCCGGTCGATATCGCCTTTGACGGTGCCGACCTCTACGTTGCCGAGAAAGCCAACGGCGGCGGGGCGATTCAGGTGTGGCGCAACTTCCTCACCGACGCCAGCCTGACTGGCAACGTGGCGCCCAGCGCCTCGGTTGCCGCAGTGGCACCGGAGTCCATAGTGATCAGCCAGAAGTAA
- a CDS encoding type I glyceraldehyde-3-phosphate dehydrogenase, whose amino-acid sequence MLRLAINGYGRIGRCVLRALYESPHRDHMQIVAINEPADLATIAHLTRYDSTHGRFFGKVEASAGELRINGDTIAISHHEQLQDIDWTRHNIDVVLDCSGTIVRQQELEKHIIQGARHVLLSNPGEAGLPTIVYGLNHHELNAEVRVVSNASCTTNGIAPVIDVLHQAFGVRHGCITTLHSAMNDQPVLDGYHHTDLRKTRAAGMSMIPVDTGLAAGIGRILPALDGCFEARAVRIPTHNVTAMEMSVTLRASVTQRDVNAALQMAAKGRLAEILGYSDELLASCDFNHDPRSCIVDAGETRVAGDMASVLVWFDNEWGYANRMLDVVAHWLH is encoded by the coding sequence ATGTTGCGTCTGGCCATTAATGGCTACGGCCGAATCGGCCGCTGTGTTTTGCGGGCCCTGTATGAGTCCCCCCACCGGGATCACATGCAGATTGTGGCCATTAATGAACCGGCCGATTTGGCAACCATCGCCCACCTGACCCGCTACGACAGCACCCACGGCCGTTTTTTTGGCAAGGTGGAGGCATCCGCCGGGGAGCTGCGGATCAATGGCGACACCATTGCCATCAGTCATCACGAGCAGCTTCAGGACATCGACTGGACCCGCCACAATATTGATGTGGTGCTGGACTGCTCCGGCACAATTGTTCGTCAGCAGGAGCTGGAAAAACACATCATCCAGGGGGCGCGCCACGTCCTGCTGTCTAATCCCGGCGAAGCGGGATTGCCCACTATTGTGTATGGCCTTAACCATCACGAGCTGAACGCCGAGGTGCGGGTGGTTTCCAATGCCTCCTGCACCACCAATGGCATTGCGCCGGTGATTGATGTGTTGCACCAGGCCTTTGGGGTGCGCCACGGCTGCATCACCACCCTCCACTCGGCAATGAACGACCAGCCGGTGCTCGACGGTTACCACCATACTGACCTGCGTAAAACCCGGGCGGCGGGCATGTCGATGATCCCCGTTGATACCGGTCTGGCGGCGGGCATCGGGCGCATTCTGCCGGCCCTTGATGGGTGTTTTGAAGCCCGTGCCGTGCGTATTCCCACCCATAACGTGACCGCCATGGAAATGAGTGTCACCCTGCGGGCGTCGGTGACCCAGCGCGATGTGAATGCCGCGCTGCAGATGGCGGCCAAGGGGCGGCTTGCAGAAATTCTCGGTTACAGCGACGAGTTGCTGGCTTCCTGCGATTTCAACCACGACCCCCGCTCATGTATTGTCGACGCGGGCGAAACCCGGGTCGCGGGGGATATGGCCAGCGTGCTGGTGTGGTTTGATAACGAGTGGGGTTATGCCAACCGGATGCTCGATGTAGTGGCACACTGGTTGCACTAA
- a CDS encoding NADH:flavin oxidoreductase, with protein MTSPFEPLSFKSGHAMANRFMLAPLTNLQSHADGTLSDDEYHWLTMRAQGGFGTTMTCASHVSPEGMGFPGQLGCFDDLHIEGLSRLAVGIKQAGSLALVQLHHAGMRAHASIDGSPLCPSDHAQFKARAMTLAEVHTLRDNFIAAAERVQRAGFDGIELHGAHGYVLAQFLSPVINRREDEYGGSLENRCRLLLEVISGIRERCGPDFVLGIRLSPERFDIDIAEMRVLFRQLCEDGKLDFIDMSLWDAFKEPEDTRFKGRPLIDWFAELPRGEVRLGVAGKIYSAEDVRRCLAAGADFVMPGRAAVLHFDFPRQIKRDPDFRMASLPVTAAYLKEQGLGPAFVDYMATWKGFVEG; from the coding sequence ATGACATCACCCTTCGAACCGCTGTCCTTCAAATCTGGCCACGCCATGGCCAACCGCTTTATGCTGGCGCCGCTGACTAACCTGCAGAGCCATGCCGATGGCACCCTGTCGGATGACGAATACCATTGGCTCACGATGCGGGCCCAGGGTGGTTTTGGTACCACCATGACCTGCGCGTCGCATGTGTCGCCGGAGGGCATGGGCTTTCCCGGTCAGCTGGGTTGCTTTGATGATCTGCATATTGAGGGCTTAAGCCGCCTGGCGGTGGGCATCAAACAGGCGGGTAGTCTGGCGTTGGTACAGCTGCATCATGCGGGTATGCGCGCCCATGCTTCGATTGACGGTAGCCCGCTTTGTCCCTCTGATCATGCCCAGTTTAAAGCCCGGGCGATGACCCTCGCCGAAGTGCATACACTGCGGGATAACTTTATTGCCGCCGCTGAGCGGGTTCAGCGCGCCGGCTTTGACGGTATAGAGCTGCACGGTGCCCACGGCTATGTGCTTGCCCAGTTTCTGAGCCCGGTGATTAACCGTCGTGAAGATGAATACGGCGGCTCGCTGGAAAACCGCTGCCGTCTGCTGCTGGAGGTTATCAGTGGTATCCGCGAACGTTGCGGGCCTGATTTTGTATTGGGCATTCGCCTGTCGCCGGAGCGCTTTGATATCGATATCGCGGAGATGCGGGTGTTGTTTCGGCAGCTGTGTGAGGACGGCAAGCTGGACTTTATCGATATGAGTTTGTGGGATGCGTTTAAAGAGCCCGAGGACACTCGTTTTAAAGGGCGCCCGCTGATCGACTGGTTTGCCGAGCTGCCCCGGGGAGAAGTGCGCCTGGGGGTGGCTGGCAAAATCTATTCGGCGGAAGACGTGCGGCGCTGCCTTGCGGCAGGCGCCGATTTTGTGATGCCGGGGCGGGCTGCGGTTTTACATTTCGACTTTCCGCGCCAGATCAAGCGCGACCCTGATTTTCGTATGGCCAGTTTGCCGGTGACGGCCGCCTATCTGAAAGAGCAGGGTTTGGGCCCTGCCTTTGTCGACTATATGGCCACCTGGAAGGGGTTTGTTGAGGGGTAA